In Pseudomonas sp. MYb327, one DNA window encodes the following:
- a CDS encoding RidA family protein gives MTEHKTCDERFIALAKEVGYDIYGENTAGGHYAPLIRHHDELYISGLVPRMNGEIQYPGRVGQELSLTDAQRAASISALRGLALIVDAIGSLDKIKSLLRVTVYVKSTGDFVDLSEVANGASDVFSHVLGDAGKHTRTTVGVYQLPKNAAIEVDMVAALRPTAL, from the coding sequence ATGACTGAACACAAGACTTGCGATGAACGCTTCATCGCGCTGGCTAAAGAGGTTGGCTACGACATCTACGGCGAGAATACCGCCGGCGGGCATTACGCTCCGCTGATTCGGCATCACGATGAGCTCTACATCAGTGGCCTGGTGCCGCGGATGAATGGCGAGATTCAGTACCCGGGCCGGGTAGGGCAGGAGTTGTCGCTGACAGATGCGCAAAGAGCCGCCAGCATCAGTGCGTTGCGCGGGTTGGCACTGATCGTCGATGCCATCGGTTCACTGGACAAAATCAAGTCGCTGCTGCGCGTCACGGTCTACGTCAAATCCACCGGGGATTTTGTCGACCTGAGTGAAGTGGCCAACGGTGCGTCGGACGTCTTCAGCCATGTGCTGGGCGATGCTGGTAAACATACGCGGACCACGGTCGGTGTTTATCAGTTGCCAAAAAATGCGGCCATCGAAGTCGACATGGTCGCGGCGTTGCGGCCAACAGCGTTGTAA
- the cyoE gene encoding heme o synthase produces MSFKHFIQITKPGIIFGNVLSVAGGFFLASKGHVDLAIFLAAMIGTSLVVASGCVFNNCIDRDIDLKMERTKNRVLVQGLISLKLALIYATVLGVAGVALLYKVANPLAALFAVIGFVIYVGFYSLYLKRKSVHGTLVGSLSGAMPPVIGYVAVSNTFDMAALTLLVMFSLWQMPHSYAIAIFRFNDYLAASIPVLPVKRGIQVAKKHILIYILAFLVATLMLTFSGYAGMSYLAVAAAMGMYWLYMAWTGYKAVDDTVWARKLFVFSIFTITALSVMMSLDFKVPTELLLTYAP; encoded by the coding sequence ATGTCCTTTAAGCACTTTATCCAAATCACCAAACCGGGGATCATTTTCGGTAACGTGCTTTCTGTGGCAGGCGGATTTTTCCTGGCCTCCAAAGGGCATGTCGATCTGGCCATTTTCCTGGCCGCCATGATCGGCACGTCCCTGGTGGTTGCCTCCGGTTGCGTGTTCAACAACTGCATCGACCGCGACATCGACCTGAAGATGGAACGCACCAAGAACCGGGTGCTGGTCCAGGGCTTGATCTCCCTGAAGCTGGCCCTGATCTACGCGACCGTCCTGGGTGTCGCCGGCGTTGCGCTGTTGTACAAGGTGGCCAACCCGTTGGCTGCGTTGTTCGCAGTCATCGGCTTCGTGATCTACGTCGGCTTCTACAGCCTGTACCTCAAGCGCAAGTCGGTTCACGGCACACTGGTGGGCAGCCTGTCGGGGGCGATGCCGCCGGTGATCGGTTACGTCGCCGTCAGCAACACCTTCGACATGGCCGCGCTGACCCTGCTGGTGATGTTCAGCCTGTGGCAGATGCCGCATTCCTACGCCATCGCGATCTTCCGCTTCAACGATTACCTGGCCGCATCGATTCCGGTGCTGCCAGTGAAGCGCGGAATCCAGGTGGCCAAGAAGCACATCCTGATCTACATCCTGGCCTTCCTCGTGGCGACCTTGATGTTGACCTTCAGCGGCTACGCTGGCATGAGCTACCTCGCCGTCGCCGCGGCCATGGGCATGTACTGGTTGTACATGGCCTGGACCGGCTACAAGGCAGTGGATGACACGGTCTGGGCACGCAAGCTGTTCGTGTTCTCGATCTTCACCATTACCGCGTTGAGCGTGATGATGTCCCTGGACTTCAAAGTGCCGACAGAGTTGTTGCTGACGTACGCGCCTTAA
- the cyoD gene encoding cytochrome o ubiquinol oxidase subunit IV encodes MANAAHSHNGHDDAGHGSVKSYVIGFVLSVILTLIPFGLVMYPTLPKSITLLIVLAFAVIQVLVHLVYFLHLDRSAAQRNNVIAFVFAAIVIVLLVGLSLWIMFSIHTFMMAK; translated from the coding sequence ATGGCTAACGCAGCTCATTCCCACAATGGCCACGACGACGCCGGTCACGGCAGCGTCAAGTCCTACGTCATTGGCTTCGTGCTGTCGGTGATCCTGACCCTGATTCCGTTCGGTCTGGTGATGTACCCGACGCTGCCGAAGTCGATCACCCTGTTGATCGTTCTGGCCTTTGCGGTGATCCAGGTGCTGGTGCACCTGGTGTACTTCCTGCACCTGGACCGTTCCGCTGCGCAGCGTAACAACGTGATTGCGTTTGTCTTCGCCGCGATCGTGATCGTCCTGCTGGTTGGCCTGTCGCTGTGGATCATGTTCAGCATCCACACGTTCATGATGGCGAAGTGA
- a CDS encoding cytochrome o ubiquinol oxidase subunit III: MSNLVTNAGHTHVDGHGHDDHHHDSGEMTVFGFWLYLMTDCILFASIFAAYAVLVNNVAGGPSGHDIFELPYVLGETALLLFSSITYGFAMLAFFRGNKKQVLGWLALTFLFGAGFIGMEINEFHMLISEGYGPSRSGFLSGFFTLVGTHGLHVTSGLIWMAIMMYQVQKNGLTATNKTRLSCLSLFWHFLDVVWICVFTVVYLMGTM, translated from the coding sequence ATGTCGAACTTAGTGACCAATGCTGGACACACCCATGTCGATGGACATGGGCATGATGACCATCACCACGACTCGGGCGAGATGACCGTATTCGGTTTCTGGCTCTACCTGATGACCGACTGCATCCTGTTTGCGTCGATCTTCGCAGCGTACGCGGTACTGGTTAACAACGTAGCGGGTGGCCCGTCGGGCCACGACATCTTCGAACTGCCGTACGTACTGGGCGAAACCGCTCTGCTGCTGTTCAGTTCGATCACCTACGGCTTCGCCATGCTGGCGTTCTTCCGGGGTAACAAGAAGCAGGTCCTGGGCTGGCTGGCCCTGACCTTCCTGTTCGGTGCCGGCTTCATCGGCATGGAGATCAACGAGTTCCACATGCTGATCTCCGAGGGCTACGGCCCTAGCCGTTCCGGCTTCCTGTCCGGGTTCTTCACCCTGGTCGGCACCCACGGTCTGCACGTGACCAGCGGTCTGATCTGGATGGCGATCATGATGTACCAGGTGCAGAAAAACGGCCTGACGGCGACCAACAAGACCCGTCTGAGCTGCCTGAGCCTGTTCTGGCACTTCCTGGACGTGGTGTGGATCTGCGTATTCACGGTTGTTTATCTGATGGGGACTATGTAA
- the cyoB gene encoding cytochrome o ubiquinol oxidase subunit I, whose product MFGKLSWEAVPFHEPIVMVTIAMIALGGLALFAAITYFKKWTYLWTEWLTSVDHKKIGVMYIIVAMVMLLRGFADAIMMRTQLAMATEGSPGYLPPEHYDQIFTAHGVIMIIFMAMPFFTGLMNLAVPLQIGARDVAYPFLNSLSFWLLVSGVVLINLSLGVGEFAKTGWVAYPPLSGLQYSPGVGMDYYIWALQLSGLGTTLTGVNFLATVLKMRTPGMKLMDMPIFTWTCTWANVLIVASFPILTATLALLTLDRYMDFHIFTNELGGNPMMYVNLFWAWGHPEVYILILPAFGIFSEVISAFTGKKLFGHHSMIYASGAISILGFMVWLHHFFTMGSGASVNAFFGLATMLISIPTGVKLFNWLFTIYQGRLRFTSQVLWTLGFMVTFAIGGMTGVLLAIPGADFVLHNSLFVIAHFHNVIIGGAVFGYIAGFGFYFPKAFGFKLHEGWGKAAFWFWISGFFVAFMPLYALGFMGMTRRLNATTNPEWVPYLYVAMFGAVMIAVGIACQLIQLYVSVRDRNKPENMCEHGDPWNAHTLEWSTSSPPPFYNFAVLPKADCVDPFTEAKENGTAYQTPAKYEPIHMPNNTATGVVMGALLTVFGFAMIWHIWWLAIAGLAGTVIYFVIHAARDDQGYYVPVDVIERIEAEQHKRLVAAGKVPATATRVETSLEQA is encoded by the coding sequence ATGTTTGGTAAATTAAGTTGGGAAGCGGTCCCGTTCCACGAGCCGATCGTAATGGTGACCATCGCCATGATCGCGCTCGGCGGTCTGGCACTGTTCGCTGCAATCACCTACTTCAAGAAGTGGACCTACCTGTGGACCGAGTGGCTGACGTCGGTCGACCACAAGAAAATCGGCGTGATGTACATCATCGTCGCCATGGTCATGCTGCTGCGCGGTTTTGCCGACGCCATCATGATGCGTACCCAACTGGCCATGGCCACCGAGGGTTCGCCTGGCTACCTGCCACCTGAACACTATGACCAGATCTTCACCGCTCACGGTGTGATCATGATCATCTTCATGGCGATGCCATTCTTCACCGGCCTGATGAACCTTGCAGTGCCGCTGCAGATCGGCGCGCGTGACGTTGCCTACCCGTTCCTGAACTCCCTGAGCTTCTGGCTGCTGGTTTCCGGCGTGGTGCTAATCAACCTGTCCCTGGGCGTCGGCGAATTCGCCAAGACCGGTTGGGTTGCCTATCCGCCGCTGTCGGGCCTGCAATACAGCCCTGGCGTGGGGATGGATTACTACATCTGGGCGCTACAGCTATCCGGGCTAGGTACGACGCTAACGGGGGTCAACTTCCTGGCCACCGTGCTGAAAATGCGTACCCCTGGCATGAAGCTGATGGACATGCCGATCTTCACCTGGACCTGCACCTGGGCCAACGTCCTGATCGTGGCATCGTTCCCGATCCTGACCGCTACCCTGGCACTGCTGACGCTTGACCGTTATATGGATTTCCACATTTTCACCAATGAACTTGGTGGCAATCCAATGATGTACGTCAACCTGTTCTGGGCGTGGGGTCACCCTGAGGTGTACATCCTGATCCTGCCGGCATTCGGCATTTTCTCGGAAGTCATCTCGGCCTTCACCGGCAAGAAACTGTTCGGCCACCACTCGATGATCTACGCATCGGGCGCAATCTCGATCCTGGGCTTCATGGTGTGGCTGCACCACTTCTTCACCATGGGTTCGGGTGCCAGCGTCAACGCCTTCTTCGGTCTGGCGACGATGCTGATTTCCATCCCGACGGGTGTGAAACTGTTTAACTGGCTGTTCACGATTTACCAAGGTCGTCTGCGCTTCACCAGCCAGGTTCTGTGGACCCTGGGCTTCATGGTGACCTTCGCCATCGGCGGCATGACCGGCGTACTGCTGGCCATCCCGGGTGCTGACTTCGTGCTGCACAACAGCCTGTTCGTGATCGCGCACTTCCACAACGTGATCATCGGCGGCGCGGTATTCGGTTACATCGCAGGCTTCGGCTTCTACTTCCCGAAAGCGTTCGGCTTCAAGCTGCACGAAGGCTGGGGTAAAGCAGCGTTCTGGTTCTGGATCTCGGGCTTCTTCGTCGCGTTCATGCCGCTCTATGCACTGGGCTTCATGGGCATGACCCGTCGTCTGAACGCCACCACCAACCCTGAGTGGGTGCCGTACCTCTACGTTGCGATGTTCGGTGCGGTGATGATCGCTGTCGGTATCGCTTGCCAGCTGATCCAGCTCTACGTGAGTGTGCGTGACCGCAACAAGCCAGAGAACATGTGCGAACACGGCGACCCGTGGAATGCCCATACCCTGGAATGGTCGACCTCGTCGCCACCTCCGTTCTACAACTTCGCTGTGCTGCCGAAAGCCGATTGCGTCGATCCGTTCACCGAAGCCAAGGAAAACGGTACCGCGTACCAGACTCCGGCCAAGTACGAACCGATCCACATGCCAAACAACACCGCCACTGGTGTGGTCATGGGCGCTCTGTTGACGGTGTTTGGTTTCGCGATGATCTGGCACATCTGGTGGCTGGCAATCGCTGGCCTGGCCGGCACCGTGATCTACTTCGTGATCCACGCCGCTCGTGATGATCAAGGCTATTACGTGCCGGTCGACGTGATCGAGCGCATCGAAGCCGAGCAGCACAAGCGTCTGGTAGCGGCCGGGAAAGTCCCAGCCACCGCCACCCGTGTTGAAACCTCGTTGGAACAGGCTTAA
- the cyoA gene encoding ubiquinol oxidase subunit II: MSKNRYPRLLGLLPLIGTLLLSGCNMTLLNPKGQVGLDERNLIITATLLMLLVVIPVIVMTFLFAWKYRASNTNATYTPKWNHSTKIEIAVWAVPILIIIALGYVTYKSTHALDPYKPLESDVKPVTIEVVALDWKWLFIYPEQGIATVNKIVFPAHTPINFKITSDAVMNSFFIPALGGQIYAMAGMQTKLHLIANENAEMDGISANYSGAGFTGMKFKAIATSQEDFDAWVSEVKKAPKQLEQAEYAALAKQSQNNPVELYSSVTPNLFQTIVDKYEGMKPGPKVKHEKKEKEVAATDMDSHSAAGAEE; this comes from the coding sequence ATGAGTAAAAACAGGTACCCCAGACTACTAGGCTTATTGCCGCTGATCGGCACGTTGCTGCTGTCAGGCTGCAACATGACCTTGCTCAATCCCAAGGGCCAGGTCGGTCTGGACGAGCGAAACCTGATCATCACCGCAACGCTGCTGATGCTGTTGGTCGTGATCCCGGTCATCGTCATGACGTTCCTGTTCGCCTGGAAATACCGCGCGTCCAACACCAACGCCACCTACACCCCGAAATGGAACCACTCCACCAAGATCGAGATCGCGGTGTGGGCAGTTCCAATTCTGATCATCATTGCCCTGGGTTACGTGACCTACAAGTCGACCCACGCCCTTGACCCGTACAAGCCGCTGGAATCCGACGTCAAGCCAGTGACCATCGAAGTGGTCGCGCTGGACTGGAAGTGGCTGTTCATCTACCCGGAACAAGGCATCGCCACGGTCAACAAGATCGTGTTCCCGGCGCACACCCCGATCAACTTCAAGATCACCTCTGACGCCGTGATGAACTCGTTCTTCATTCCTGCGCTGGGCGGCCAGATCTACGCGATGGCGGGCATGCAGACCAAACTGCACCTGATCGCCAACGAGAACGCTGAGATGGACGGTATCTCCGCCAACTACAGCGGCGCCGGTTTCACCGGTATGAAATTCAAAGCGATCGCAACTTCCCAGGAAGATTTCGACGCCTGGGTCAGTGAAGTCAAAAAGGCACCTAAACAGCTTGAACAAGCTGAATACGCAGCCCTTGCCAAGCAGAGCCAGAACAACCCAGTCGAGCTCTACTCCTCGGTCACACCGAACCTGTTCCAGACCATCGTCGACAAGTACGAAGGCATGAAACCAGGCCCGAAAGTGAAGCACGAGAAGAAAGAGAAAGAAGTGGCCGCTACGGACATGGACTCGCATTCAGCTGCCGGGGCAGAGGAGTAA
- a CDS encoding disulfide bond formation protein B, whose product MSEETMRLGRERRYLVLLGIICLALIGGALYMQVVLGEAPCPLCILQRYALLLIAIFAFIGAAMRTRRSITVFETLVVICALAGVGVAGHHVYTQFYPAVSCGIDVLQPIVDGLPLAKIFPLGFQVDGFCSTPYPPILGLSLAQWALVAFVLVVVLVPLLTMRNRKALR is encoded by the coding sequence ATGAGCGAGGAAACAATGCGGTTGGGGCGTGAACGACGCTATCTGGTGTTGCTGGGCATCATCTGTCTGGCGCTGATTGGCGGGGCTCTGTACATGCAAGTCGTCCTGGGCGAGGCGCCGTGCCCGCTGTGCATCCTGCAACGTTATGCCTTGTTGTTGATCGCGATTTTCGCCTTCATCGGCGCGGCCATGCGCACTCGACGCAGTATCACGGTGTTTGAAACCCTGGTGGTGATCTGCGCGCTGGCGGGCGTCGGCGTGGCCGGGCATCACGTTTACACGCAGTTCTATCCTGCGGTCAGTTGCGGCATCGATGTGCTGCAACCGATAGTCGATGGCTTGCCGTTGGCGAAGATATTCCCGCTGGGTTTTCAGGTCGATGGATTCTGCTCGACGCCGTATCCGCCGATCCTAGGTTTGTCTCTGGCGCAATGGGCGCTGGTAGCCTTCGTGCTGGTGGTGGTGCTGGTGCCGCTGCTGACGATGCGTAACCGCAAGGCACTGCGCTGA
- the hmpA gene encoding NO-inducible flavohemoprotein has product MLSVQDRAIVKSTVPLLESGGEALITHFYRMMLSEYPEVRPLFNQAHQATGDQPRALANGVLMYARHIDQLDQLGDLVAKIINKHVALQILPEHYPIVGTCLLRAIAEVLGEEIATAEVIAAWGAAYGQLADILIGAEKSIYDQKEQAPGGWRGAREFIVAAKVEESTEITSFYFEPADKGPILAAEPGQYIGMKLTLDGEEIRRNYSLSALANKGQYRISVKREAGGRASNHLHDQLHVGSSIQLFPPSGEFTLTASEKPLVLISGGVGITPTLAMLEAALETQRPVHFIHCARNGSVHAFRDWIDGLAERHPQLKRFYCYSEDDGVSPAAHKVGLLSQEQLGEWLPAERDVDAYFLGPKGFMAAIKRHLKALGVPEKQSRYEFFGPAAALE; this is encoded by the coding sequence ATGCTTAGCGTCCAAGACCGTGCCATCGTCAAATCCACTGTGCCGCTGCTGGAAAGCGGTGGCGAAGCCCTGATCACTCACTTCTACCGCATGATGCTGTCCGAGTACCCGGAAGTTCGTCCGCTGTTCAACCAGGCTCACCAGGCCACCGGTGACCAGCCGCGAGCCCTGGCCAACGGTGTGCTGATGTATGCGCGCCACATCGACCAGCTCGATCAGTTGGGTGACTTGGTAGCCAAGATCATCAACAAGCACGTCGCCCTGCAGATTCTGCCAGAGCACTACCCGATTGTAGGCACCTGCCTGTTGCGTGCCATCGCCGAAGTGCTGGGCGAAGAAATCGCTACTGCGGAAGTCATCGCGGCCTGGGGTGCGGCTTATGGTCAACTGGCGGACATTCTGATCGGCGCCGAAAAAAGCATCTACGACCAGAAAGAACAGGCACCGGGCGGCTGGCGCGGGGCGCGGGAATTCATCGTCGCGGCCAAGGTCGAGGAAAGCACGGAAATTACCTCGTTCTACTTCGAACCGGCTGACAAAGGCCCGATTCTGGCGGCAGAGCCAGGCCAGTACATCGGCATGAAGCTGACCCTCGATGGCGAAGAGATTCGTCGCAATTACTCGCTCTCAGCGTTGGCGAACAAGGGTCAGTACCGCATCAGCGTCAAGCGTGAGGCGGGCGGTCGCGCCTCCAATCACCTGCACGACCAGTTGCACGTCGGTTCGAGCATCCAGTTGTTCCCGCCATCGGGCGAGTTCACCCTGACCGCCAGCGAAAAACCGTTGGTGCTGATCAGCGGCGGCGTGGGCATCACCCCGACTCTGGCGATGCTTGAAGCGGCACTGGAAACCCAGCGCCCGGTGCACTTCATTCACTGCGCCCGCAACGGCAGCGTTCACGCGTTCCGCGACTGGATCGACGGGCTGGCCGAGCGTCACCCGCAGCTCAAGCGCTTCTACTGCTATTCCGAGGATGACGGTGTCAGCCCGGCGGCGCATAAAGTTGGCCTGTTGAGCCAGGAGCAACTGGGCGAATGGCTGCCGGCAGAGCGCGACGTGGATGCTTACTTCCTGGGGCCTAAAGGCTTCATGGCGGCGATCAAGCGTCACCTCAAAGCCTTGGGTGTGCCCGAGAAGCAAAGCCGTTACGAGTTCTTCGGGCCGGCTGCGGCGCTGGAGTAA
- the norR gene encoding nitric oxide reductase transcriptional regulator NorR codes for MTAKSLLTTLLPLVSDLSRELPEGERYRRLLEAMRALLPCDAAALLRLDGEWLVPLAVDGLSTDTLGRRFKVSEHPRFEALLSSTGPTRFAADSDMPDPYDGLVDGLDDHLEVHDCMGCPLFIDERPWGLLTLDALDPERFEPIELDALEAFASLAAATVNAAERIERLNNRVEDEHQRAEVYRQASGQQNREMIGQSKAHKRLVEEINLVGGSDLTVLITGETGVGKELVAQAIHAASPRANKPIISLNCAALPDTLVESELFGHVRGAFTGAMNDRRGKFELANGGTLFLDEVGELSLTVQAKLLRVLQSGQLQRLGSDKEHQVDVRLIAATNRDLAEEVRSGRYRADFYHRLSVYPLLVPALRDRGRDVLLLSGYFLEQNRSRMGLNSLRLNADAQAALLGYDWPGNVRELEHLIGRSALKALGSCKERPKILSLSASDLDLPNGSIEVTAEQPAAAAMALVTGDLREATENYQRQLIGACLERHHNNWASAARELGLDRANLGRMAKRLGMK; via the coding sequence ATGACTGCAAAATCCCTGCTCACCACCCTGCTGCCACTGGTCTCTGACCTGTCCCGCGAACTCCCCGAAGGCGAGCGCTATCGACGCTTGCTGGAAGCCATGCGCGCCCTGCTTCCCTGCGATGCGGCCGCCCTGCTGCGCCTCGATGGCGAATGGCTGGTGCCGCTGGCCGTCGACGGGTTGAGCACGGACACGCTCGGCCGCCGCTTCAAGGTCAGTGAACATCCGCGTTTTGAAGCGCTGCTCAGCAGTACCGGACCGACCCGTTTCGCCGCCGACAGTGACATGCCTGACCCTTATGACGGCCTCGTCGATGGCCTTGATGATCACCTGGAAGTCCACGACTGCATGGGTTGCCCGCTGTTCATCGATGAGCGTCCGTGGGGTCTGCTGACATTGGATGCGCTGGACCCGGAACGCTTCGAGCCGATCGAACTGGATGCGCTGGAAGCCTTCGCCAGCCTCGCCGCCGCCACCGTAAATGCCGCCGAACGCATCGAACGCCTGAACAATCGCGTCGAAGACGAACATCAGCGCGCCGAGGTCTACCGCCAGGCCAGCGGCCAGCAGAACCGCGAAATGATCGGCCAGAGCAAAGCGCACAAACGCTTGGTGGAAGAAATCAATCTGGTGGGCGGCAGCGACCTGACCGTGTTGATCACCGGGGAAACCGGGGTCGGCAAGGAATTGGTAGCCCAGGCCATCCACGCCGCTTCGCCCCGCGCCAACAAGCCGATCATCAGTCTCAACTGCGCCGCGTTGCCGGACACGCTGGTGGAGAGCGAGTTGTTCGGTCATGTGCGCGGCGCCTTCACCGGGGCGATGAACGATCGACGCGGCAAGTTTGAGCTGGCCAATGGCGGCACGTTGTTTCTCGATGAAGTCGGTGAGCTGTCGCTGACGGTGCAGGCCAAATTGCTGCGGGTGCTGCAAAGCGGTCAGTTGCAGCGACTGGGTTCCGACAAGGAGCATCAGGTCGATGTTCGACTGATCGCCGCGACCAACCGCGACCTGGCCGAGGAGGTGCGCAGCGGCCGTTACCGTGCCGACTTCTATCACCGCCTCAGCGTTTATCCGTTACTGGTACCGGCCCTGCGTGATCGCGGGCGGGATGTGCTGTTGCTCAGCGGTTACTTCCTGGAGCAAAACCGCTCGCGCATGGGCCTCAACAGCCTGCGCCTGAACGCCGACGCACAGGCTGCGCTGTTGGGTTACGACTGGCCCGGAAACGTCCGCGAGCTGGAACACTTGATTGGCCGCAGCGCCCTCAAGGCTTTGGGTAGCTGCAAGGAACGTCCGAAGATTCTCAGCCTGAGTGCCTCCGACCTGGATCTGCCCAATGGCAGTATCGAAGTCACCGCCGAACAACCGGCCGCCGCGGCAATGGCGTTGGTGACGGGCGATTTGCGCGAGGCCACCGAAAACTATCAACGCCAATTGATCGGCGCTTGTCTGGAACGGCATCACAACAACTGGGCCAGCGCGGCCCGTGAGCTAGGCTTGGATCGGGCGAATCTTGGGCGGATGGCCAAGCGGTTGGGGATGAAGTAA
- a CDS encoding chemotaxis protein encodes MSSTKARADSLSLLLFTLRSGKLMAINLLKVSEIIPCPPLTKLPEAHPHVKGIATLRGTSLSVIDLSRAIGERPLEDPNGGCLIVTDVSRSKQGLHVQAVSKIVHCLTTDIRPPPFGSGGVRSYITGVTSVDGTLVQVLDIEKVIHGIAPAQIEMAPTELSMEDAEQLGNARILVVDDSQVALQQSVHTLRNLGLQCHTARSAKEAIDCLLDLQGTAQQINLIVSDIEMSEMDGYAFTRTLRETPDFAHLYVLLHTSLDSAMNSEKARLAGANAVLTKFSSPELTQCLITAAKAVAEQGY; translated from the coding sequence ATGTCCTCCACCAAAGCTCGCGCAGATTCACTTTCGCTTCTGTTGTTCACCTTGCGCAGCGGCAAGTTGATGGCGATCAACCTGCTCAAAGTCAGTGAAATCATCCCCTGCCCGCCGCTGACCAAACTCCCCGAGGCGCACCCTCACGTCAAAGGCATCGCCACATTGCGCGGCACCTCGTTGTCGGTGATCGATCTCAGCCGCGCCATTGGCGAGCGTCCACTGGAAGACCCGAACGGTGGCTGCCTGATCGTCACCGATGTCAGTCGTTCCAAGCAGGGCCTGCACGTTCAGGCGGTGAGCAAGATCGTTCACTGCCTGACCACCGACATCCGGCCGCCGCCATTCGGTTCGGGTGGCGTGCGCTCCTACATCACTGGCGTGACCTCGGTCGACGGCACTCTGGTGCAAGTGCTGGACATCGAAAAGGTCATCCACGGCATCGCCCCGGCGCAGATCGAAATGGCGCCGACCGAACTGAGCATGGAAGATGCTGAACAATTGGGCAACGCGCGGATTCTGGTGGTCGATGACAGCCAGGTCGCCCTGCAACAATCGGTGCACACCCTGCGCAATCTCGGCCTGCAATGCCACACGGCGCGCAGTGCAAAGGAAGCCATCGATTGCCTGCTGGATCTGCAAGGCACGGCCCAGCAGATCAACCTGATCGTCTCCGACATCGAAATGTCGGAAATGGACGGTTACGCCTTCACCCGTACCCTGCGCGAAACCCCGGATTTCGCGCACCTCTACGTCTTGCTGCACACCTCACTGGACAGTGCGATGAACAGCGAAAAGGCTCGTCTGGCCGGCGCGAACGCGGTGCTGACCAAATTCTCTTCGCCGGAACTGACCCAGTGCCTGATCACAGCAGCCAAAGCTGTGGCCGAACAAGGTTATTGA
- a CDS encoding GNAT family N-acetyltransferase, with protein sequence MRRNLAEVVPPIIWPTCIQLSEYRPELAAAVHHLMELGYRDGGGRVAELEVWQQRFETDPEYDPGLCFIAMDAEGIVAVCQCWTSAYIKNLVVHPRAQGQGLGRALLLNAFKVFQQRREGFVDLKVLEDNLRARQLYESVGMYVVRREPVPT encoded by the coding sequence ATGCGGCGCAACCTGGCCGAGGTTGTGCCGCCGATCATTTGGCCGACCTGCATTCAATTGTCCGAATACCGACCTGAACTTGCCGCTGCCGTGCACCACTTGATGGAGTTGGGTTACCGGGACGGTGGCGGTCGCGTGGCGGAGCTGGAAGTCTGGCAGCAGCGGTTTGAAACCGATCCTGAATACGATCCCGGCCTGTGCTTCATCGCCATGGATGCCGAAGGTATCGTTGCCGTGTGCCAGTGTTGGACCAGCGCCTACATCAAGAACCTGGTGGTGCATCCTCGCGCTCAAGGGCAAGGTCTGGGACGCGCGCTGCTGCTGAATGCATTCAAGGTGTTTCAACAACGCCGGGAAGGTTTCGTGGATTTGAAGGTGCTGGAGGACAACCTGCGGGCGCGGCAGTTGTATGAAAGTGTCGGGATGTATGTGGTACGCCGGGAACCGGTTCCAACCTGA